One genomic window of Candidatus Nitrospira inopinata includes the following:
- a CDS encoding PilZ domain-containing protein: protein MKPRSNSRVPVDYEASFTSDVANGTGLLRNLTIGGSEIESDAQLAVGTPLCLRVKTSGARPSIVISLGIVRWKQDNRYGVEFIRFEGTAKQQLEDMLNQRDGPPSD from the coding sequence ATGAAACCACGATCGAACTCGCGTGTGCCGGTCGATTATGAAGCGTCGTTCACGAGCGACGTCGCGAACGGAACCGGCTTGTTGAGAAACCTGACCATCGGCGGCAGCGAAATCGAAAGCGACGCGCAATTGGCCGTCGGCACGCCGCTCTGTCTTCGAGTCAAGACGTCCGGCGCCCGCCCGTCGATCGTGATTTCGCTCGGCATCGTGCGATGGAAACAGGACAATCGATATGGAGTGGAATTCATCCGATTCGAGGGAACCGCCAAGCAGCAGCTTGAAGACATGCTGAACCAGCGCGACGGCCCTCCGTCCGATTGA
- a CDS encoding class I SAM-dependent methyltransferase, producing MKPRAFVQEPIPLTGDTLNLFAWRVPDLVIYQHHGDEFWLAPLDDDLPVIRLNPTGVAMLRAMNGHTTVGALLEQFGTKVCGPDGQPGRWHLERWATPSYSLCYYGSEPPGGHRHQAKWDLLLQRIREDWSGQDGFEGEDRLDHFHRHTLTEPHEDDRHFDLIETTVSHLFREPTGVLGGLTYGRLLMRQIRRLGWLSPKPKIILEIGGGLGYVARELGKDLLPFEKQSIRYISLDLTRAFLQLQLRRAKEGGWNAVGARADAEVLPFLDNSIDLVIDNENMADMTPVRLSKQELQSGIGETPQHQEALDWIRRAHISLDPDPPNHVIFNLGPIRFVTELWRVLKPGGRAFLAEFGIETGWPQPVRLPGHTEYEVQYSHLRQVIHRLGFQERYLPLPQFLAVKPDTKVLCTGAVYTIQRFCDLLNKPFAVKAYTEPELQRALGDMLPKLQGCHYHDVADPAWFNLFDFKVLLLEKPGGVSKARFTEAKGYRWYSQQ from the coding sequence ATGAAACCCCGCGCGTTCGTTCAAGAACCGATCCCGCTGACCGGTGATACGCTCAATCTCTTTGCCTGGCGAGTCCCCGACCTCGTCATTTATCAGCACCATGGCGACGAGTTTTGGCTCGCTCCTCTTGATGACGATCTGCCGGTGATACGCCTCAACCCGACGGGCGTCGCCATGCTCCGCGCCATGAACGGCCACACGACCGTGGGCGCCTTGTTGGAACAGTTTGGAACCAAGGTCTGCGGCCCGGACGGCCAACCGGGACGCTGGCACCTGGAGCGGTGGGCCACGCCGAGCTATTCCCTCTGCTACTACGGCAGCGAACCGCCCGGCGGCCACCGGCACCAGGCCAAATGGGATCTCTTGCTCCAACGAATACGGGAAGACTGGTCGGGGCAAGATGGTTTCGAAGGGGAGGACCGCCTGGACCACTTTCACCGCCATACCTTGACGGAGCCGCACGAGGACGATCGCCATTTCGATCTGATCGAAACCACCGTCTCACACCTGTTTCGTGAGCCGACCGGGGTGCTCGGCGGGCTGACCTACGGTCGGCTGCTCATGCGGCAGATTCGTCGTCTTGGCTGGCTTTCGCCCAAACCCAAGATCATCCTCGAAATAGGCGGAGGGCTGGGTTACGTCGCGCGAGAACTGGGAAAAGATCTGCTGCCGTTCGAAAAACAGTCCATCCGCTACATCTCGCTCGATCTGACCAGAGCCTTCTTGCAACTTCAGCTTCGACGGGCGAAAGAAGGAGGATGGAACGCCGTCGGCGCCAGGGCCGACGCCGAAGTCCTGCCGTTTTTGGACAATTCGATCGATCTGGTCATCGACAATGAAAACATGGCCGATATGACGCCGGTCCGGCTCTCCAAACAAGAGCTGCAATCCGGTATCGGTGAGACCCCTCAGCACCAGGAGGCGCTGGATTGGATCAGACGCGCCCACATTTCCCTCGACCCTGATCCCCCGAACCACGTGATCTTCAATTTGGGTCCCATCCGCTTTGTTACGGAGCTCTGGCGGGTGCTCAAGCCGGGGGGACGGGCGTTTCTCGCGGAATTCGGGATCGAAACCGGCTGGCCTCAGCCGGTTCGATTACCGGGTCACACCGAGTATGAAGTCCAATACTCCCACCTTCGACAGGTGATCCACCGGCTGGGCTTTCAGGAACGGTACCTCCCGCTGCCTCAATTTCTCGCCGTCAAGCCCGATACTAAAGTCCTCTGTACGGGAGCCGTCTACACGATTCAGCGATTCTGCGACCTGCTCAACAAACCGTTCGCCGTCAAAGCCTATACCGAGCCGGAGCTGCAACGGGCTTTAGGCGACATGCTCCCCAAACTCCAGGGCTGCCACTATCACGACGTGGCGGATCCGGCCTGGTTTAATCTCTTCGACTTCAAGGTACTGCTCCTCGAAAAGCCGGGTGGCGTCTCCAAGGCGCGATTCACCGAAGCCAAAGGGTATCGCTGGTATTCCCAGCAGTAG
- a CDS encoding HigA family addiction module antitoxin, translated as MRLPKNPFHPGEMLLEEFLIPRKMTQAALAKKLGWTRARLNELIKGKRDITADSALDLARVLGTSAKLWMNLQATFDLDKAMRKRKIA; from the coding sequence ATGAGACTCCCCAAGAACCCATTTCATCCGGGTGAGATGCTGCTCGAAGAGTTTCTCATCCCCAGGAAGATGACTCAGGCGGCGTTGGCGAAAAAGCTTGGCTGGACGAGAGCTCGCCTGAACGAGCTGATTAAGGGCAAGCGCGACATTACGGCGGACTCCGCCCTGGATTTGGCACGTGTGCTTGGCACGTCCGCCAAACTTTGGATGAATCTCCAGGCGACATTTGATCTCGACAAGGCGATGCGAAAAAGAAAGATCGCCTGA
- a CDS encoding tetratricopeptide repeat protein: MGWNGSSEELNRRGNELFSRGFYTDAYACYVKALECDRLSGDRRALVMTLGNLGNICAVSGRREAAQAYYQEVLELQKTFGDERGVGTTLANLGNLRADAGEWDRARAYYLEALDLLKRTGDEAAQAVLYSDLGLVARETGRFDEAVRWYERSLTLMRRLSDWGGMADAWRMLGRTFLAQKRYDDAIACCHTSQSIAERSRDELRAGGARYVLAQCYEETGRLRDAASLLEQVVQMDRKYGLPKLDDNLRRLTLLRARLAEEDRRELHRETPA, encoded by the coding sequence ATGGGTTGGAACGGATCGTCCGAAGAACTGAACCGCCGGGGCAACGAGCTGTTTTCCCGTGGGTTCTATACGGACGCCTATGCCTGCTACGTCAAGGCCTTGGAGTGCGACCGGCTGAGCGGCGATCGGCGGGCGCTGGTCATGACGTTGGGCAATCTCGGCAACATCTGCGCGGTCAGCGGACGACGGGAAGCGGCGCAGGCGTATTACCAGGAAGTGTTGGAGCTGCAGAAGACGTTCGGCGACGAGCGAGGGGTGGGGACGACGCTGGCGAATTTGGGAAATTTGAGGGCCGACGCCGGAGAGTGGGACCGGGCCCGCGCGTATTATTTGGAGGCGCTGGATCTGTTGAAAAGGACGGGGGATGAAGCGGCTCAGGCGGTGTTGTATTCCGATCTCGGCTTGGTGGCGCGCGAGACCGGACGATTCGATGAGGCCGTGCGGTGGTATGAGCGGTCGTTGACGCTCATGCGGCGATTGAGCGATTGGGGCGGGATGGCGGACGCGTGGCGCATGCTCGGGCGCACGTTCTTGGCTCAAAAACGGTATGACGACGCGATCGCCTGCTGCCACACCAGTCAATCGATCGCCGAACGGTCTCGTGATGAGCTCCGCGCCGGCGGGGCCCGCTACGTGTTGGCCCAATGTTACGAAGAAACCGGCCGATTGCGGGACGCCGCCTCGCTGCTCGAACAGGTCGTTCAGATGGACCGAAAATACGGGTTGCCGAAACTCGACGACAACCTGCGTCGCTTGACGCTCTTGCGGGCTCGTCTTGCCGAGGAAGATCGTCGGGAACTTCATAGGGAGACGCCGGCATGA
- a CDS encoding Ppx/GppA phosphatase family protein produces MTRPCIPPLRLAGIDVGTLTCRLLIADVSPHGFLQELYSDRRILRLGEGVDQTKRLSAAAMGRVIRCLREWRSIIDDHRADTATAVATSAVRDAKNRDEFLDRVKRETGFEVEVITGEEEARRTLLGIRSGLPTGVTNVLALDIGGGSTELILDRPAERPIVRSIDIGVVRLCERILKHDPPTAEEIEQAREWVRRETHAAVSEMTGYQSASFIGTAGTITALAAMAQKLPVYEPTRIHNHRLTLATVQELEQTVLSRKKIDRAGLLGLEKNREEVIAAGVIIVRTVMETLGMSELRVSDVGLREGVLIDLATKKLLCPSPLRAVIDSR; encoded by the coding sequence ATGACCAGGCCTTGCATCCCTCCCCTTCGCCTCGCCGGCATCGACGTCGGCACGCTGACCTGTCGTCTTCTCATCGCCGATGTGTCCCCGCACGGTTTTCTTCAAGAACTGTATTCCGACCGGCGCATTCTTCGGCTGGGGGAGGGGGTTGATCAGACTAAACGGCTCAGTGCCGCCGCCATGGGTCGGGTGATCCGGTGTTTGCGTGAATGGCGGAGCATCATCGATGACCATCGGGCCGATACTGCCACGGCAGTGGCCACCAGCGCCGTGCGGGATGCAAAGAATCGTGACGAATTCTTGGATCGAGTGAAGCGCGAAACGGGTTTCGAGGTCGAGGTCATCACGGGTGAAGAAGAAGCCCGTCGGACCCTGCTCGGCATTCGCTCCGGGCTTCCGACCGGCGTCACGAACGTCCTGGCATTGGACATCGGCGGCGGCAGTACCGAATTGATTCTCGACCGACCGGCCGAGCGACCCATCGTCCGCTCGATCGATATTGGCGTGGTTCGGTTATGCGAGAGGATCTTGAAACACGACCCGCCGACGGCGGAAGAAATCGAGCAGGCACGGGAGTGGGTGCGACGGGAAACTCATGCCGCCGTCTCCGAGATGACAGGCTACCAGTCCGCATCATTCATCGGCACGGCCGGCACGATCACCGCGCTTGCCGCCATGGCGCAGAAGTTGCCGGTCTATGAACCGACCCGCATTCATAACCATCGGCTGACCCTCGCCACGGTTCAAGAACTCGAACAGACGGTGTTGAGCCGCAAGAAGATCGATCGTGCCGGTCTTCTGGGGCTCGAAAAGAACCGTGAAGAAGTCATCGCCGCCGGCGTCATCATCGTCCGGACGGTGATGGAGACGTTGGGAATGTCCGAGCTGCGGGTGAGCGATGTGGGCCTGCGGGAGGGCGTGCTGATCGACTTGGCGACGAAGAAACTTCTATGCCCCTCCCCCTTGCGAGCGGTTATCGACTCTCGATAA
- a CDS encoding type II toxin-antitoxin system RelE/ParE family toxin: MIESFANRLAEDLFDDRQSKAVLKFPSDLIRTARRKLLYLHDASEIGDLREPPGNRLEALKGEWKGFYSIRINDQWRVVFRWHDGNAYEVQIIDYH, translated from the coding sequence GTGATTGAATCTTTTGCCAATCGACTTGCGGAAGATCTTTTCGACGATCGGCAATCAAAGGCCGTTCTGAAATTTCCGTCCGATCTGATCCGTACGGCCCGTCGCAAGCTGCTCTATTTGCACGATGCGTCGGAAATCGGGGATCTGCGCGAGCCACCGGGAAATCGATTGGAAGCGCTGAAGGGCGAGTGGAAGGGGTTTTACTCCATTCGGATCAATGATCAATGGCGGGTTGTATTTCGTTGGCATGACGGTAATGCGTACGAGGTTCAAATCATCGACTATCATTGA
- a CDS encoding segregation and condensation protein A, which produces MAHRIEAAQSAESSYQVRIENFEGPLDLLLHLIKKNEINIYDIPIALIARQYLEYIEAMKTLNLNVAGDFLVMAATLLQIKSKMLLPSDKAAHDEEEGPDPRDELVRRLLEYKAYKEAASRLDEQEKMWRELFPRGKAAAESVESDEMSLEHVSLFDLVDALQKILDRDSGKRLIEIAPDNLTVRERMNKILELLERKDSVPFAELFDQATHRLVVVVTFLAMLELIRLRVARVFQAKLFGPILVSRAFSLVPDPAEVDAGDME; this is translated from the coding sequence ATGGCTCACCGGATTGAAGCCGCTCAATCGGCGGAATCGTCCTATCAGGTTCGCATCGAGAATTTTGAGGGACCGCTGGACCTCCTGCTCCATCTCATCAAAAAGAACGAAATCAATATTTACGATATCCCGATCGCGCTCATTGCACGACAGTACTTGGAGTACATCGAGGCGATGAAGACGCTCAACCTCAACGTCGCGGGGGACTTTTTGGTCATGGCGGCGACCCTTTTGCAGATCAAGTCGAAAATGCTGCTGCCCTCCGACAAAGCCGCCCACGATGAGGAAGAAGGGCCGGATCCGAGGGATGAGCTCGTTCGGCGGCTGTTGGAATACAAGGCCTACAAGGAGGCGGCGTCCCGACTTGATGAGCAGGAAAAGATGTGGCGTGAACTGTTCCCACGCGGGAAGGCGGCCGCCGAATCCGTCGAATCGGACGAGATGTCCTTGGAGCACGTCTCGCTGTTCGACCTGGTCGACGCGCTTCAAAAGATCCTGGACCGCGACTCCGGGAAGCGACTCATTGAGATTGCTCCCGATAATCTGACGGTGCGGGAACGAATGAACAAAATTCTTGAGCTGCTGGAAAGAAAAGACTCCGTGCCGTTTGCGGAACTCTTCGACCAGGCGACCCATCGCCTGGTCGTGGTCGTGACGTTTTTGGCGATGTTGGAATTGATTCGGCTTCGAGTGGCGCGGGTTTTTCAAGCGAAATTGTTCGGACCGATTTTGGTGTCTCGGGCTTTTTCCTTGGTGCCCGATCCCGCCGAAGTCGATGCCGGCGACATGGAATAA
- a CDS encoding MBL fold metallo-hydrolase has translation MKRLLSDIWQWSWFSEEKQLDFNGLFLVIGEHRVLVDPPPVTEEARTVIRQAGAIDCLILTNRDHVREAAACRSEFGGRLFAPALDAAALDLKPDVTYRDGEVLPGGILVIGLKDQKSPGESALFLRREEGVLIVGDALIGKPAGGVGMLPADKYADAAKAKEGLRRLLQYEFDSLLVGDGAPILRGAKPVVRRFLEGTS, from the coding sequence ATGAAGCGGCTTCTTTCCGATATCTGGCAATGGTCGTGGTTTTCCGAAGAGAAACAACTCGATTTCAACGGGTTGTTTCTCGTGATCGGAGAACACAGGGTGCTGGTGGATCCGCCTCCCGTGACGGAGGAGGCCAGGACGGTGATTCGCCAAGCGGGAGCCATTGATTGCCTGATCCTCACCAATCGTGATCATGTCCGGGAGGCTGCGGCTTGTCGGTCGGAGTTCGGCGGTCGCCTGTTTGCGCCAGCTCTCGATGCGGCCGCTCTGGACCTCAAGCCCGATGTCACGTACCGGGATGGTGAGGTCCTGCCGGGCGGTATCCTGGTCATCGGGCTCAAGGATCAAAAATCACCGGGAGAATCGGCGTTATTTCTCCGGCGAGAAGAAGGCGTATTGATCGTGGGAGACGCCTTGATCGGCAAGCCGGCGGGTGGCGTCGGCATGCTTCCCGCCGACAAATATGCGGATGCGGCGAAAGCCAAAGAAGGACTCCGCCGTCTGCTTCAATACGAGTTTGACAGCCTGCTGGTCGGGGACGGCGCCCCGATTCTTAGGGGGGCCAAGCCGGTCGTCCGGCGTTTTCTGGAAGGAACGTCGTGA
- the recG gene encoding ATP-dependent DNA helicase RecG has translation MARPIEFATKDRFAHLETVTNLGSFVSAHVLSALAGRVFPQSVEAHLLALRDLFIDFHPSLPRQERRRRLQEAAAIVRALRGMAGTASHPSGDAPGQTVLQEPSNGAARQDLWKLPIRFVKGVGPKRVQLLRRWKIETVEDALWTVPWRYEDRSVMTPIGSLVPGTVATICGTIEQCRAARTRNRRMSVLDIRVQDPTGRLQVVFFNQPYLEKAFVVGTRVVMSGRVTAGTEGWMTPRMEAAHYEIVGEETESLLHVGRIVPVYHETKGWTSRHMRVLEKTLLDTYARDLRDCLPVALRARRRLIPVHQALQEVHFPRTSTDRRSLEQGKTPAHRRLAFEELFLLQLALAARRRSVQQERKRLRFDPRAPLVEKLRRLLPFRLTAAQERVVGEIVHDMSSPRPMNRLVQGDVGSGKTAVALHAVVMACGSGYQAALMAPTEILAEQHHRNLSGLFESLGVRATLVRGGDKASVKKAQAAALASGEIQVAIGTHVLIQKGVVFKNLGLAVVDEQHKFGVLQRKMLVDKGYRPDVLVMTATPIPRTLAMTVYGDLDVSVIDMLPPGRKPVRTFLFGQAQRRRALQILRDELRDNRQAYIVYPLIEESERTDLQAAIQGAERLQREELAEFRVGLLHGRLKAAERESVMAEFKAGIIQALVATTVVEVGVDVPNATVMMVEHAERFGLAQLHQLRGRVGRAGHQSYCLLMANLSDRASASFGPSSKGPAREPSSAGERLEALVRSNDGFVIAEEDLRIRGPGEFLGVRQWGVPEFRVADLVRDAELLSEARQEAEALLQVDPELNAPAHRQLRDAMLRKWREKLDLGSIS, from the coding sequence GTGGCTCGGCCCATTGAGTTTGCGACAAAAGACCGATTCGCGCACTTGGAAACGGTCACGAATCTCGGTTCGTTCGTCTCCGCGCACGTGCTCTCCGCGTTGGCGGGGCGGGTGTTTCCGCAGTCCGTCGAGGCGCATTTGCTGGCCTTGCGGGATCTCTTCATCGATTTCCACCCGTCGCTTCCCCGACAAGAGCGGCGTCGTCGATTACAGGAGGCCGCCGCGATCGTGAGGGCGCTTCGCGGGATGGCGGGAACCGCTTCTCACCCGTCCGGCGATGCGCCGGGACAAACCGTTTTGCAAGAGCCGTCGAACGGCGCGGCACGTCAGGACCTGTGGAAACTGCCGATTCGCTTCGTCAAGGGCGTGGGGCCGAAACGCGTTCAATTGTTGCGGCGGTGGAAGATCGAGACCGTCGAAGACGCCCTCTGGACCGTGCCCTGGCGTTACGAGGACCGCTCGGTCATGACGCCGATCGGCAGCCTCGTGCCCGGCACGGTGGCGACGATCTGCGGAACGATCGAGCAATGCCGGGCCGCGCGCACCAGGAATCGCCGGATGAGCGTGCTCGACATCCGAGTGCAAGATCCGACGGGCCGCCTGCAGGTCGTGTTCTTCAATCAACCGTATTTGGAAAAGGCATTCGTTGTCGGGACGCGCGTGGTGATGAGCGGGCGTGTGACCGCGGGGACCGAGGGGTGGATGACGCCGCGAATGGAGGCGGCGCACTATGAGATAGTCGGCGAAGAGACGGAGTCGCTGCTTCACGTCGGGCGGATCGTGCCGGTCTATCATGAAACGAAAGGCTGGACGTCCCGCCACATGCGGGTGTTGGAGAAGACGTTGTTGGACACGTACGCCCGGGACTTGCGCGACTGTCTGCCCGTGGCGCTTCGCGCGCGCCGCCGGCTCATCCCCGTTCACCAGGCTCTGCAGGAGGTGCATTTCCCCCGGACCAGCACCGATCGGCGGTCGCTCGAACAGGGGAAAACGCCGGCGCACCGGCGGCTGGCGTTCGAGGAGCTGTTCCTGCTGCAACTTGCGTTGGCGGCTCGGCGGAGATCGGTTCAGCAAGAGAGAAAACGACTGCGATTCGATCCGCGCGCGCCGTTGGTGGAAAAGCTGCGACGCCTTCTGCCCTTTCGCCTGACGGCCGCTCAGGAGCGAGTGGTGGGGGAGATTGTCCACGACATGTCGTCGCCTCGACCGATGAATCGACTGGTACAGGGCGACGTCGGATCCGGCAAGACCGCCGTCGCGCTCCACGCTGTCGTCATGGCCTGCGGATCGGGTTATCAGGCGGCCTTGATGGCGCCGACCGAAATTTTGGCCGAACAGCACCATCGAAATCTGTCCGGCCTGTTCGAGTCGTTGGGAGTGCGCGCGACCCTCGTGCGAGGGGGAGACAAGGCGTCGGTGAAGAAGGCGCAAGCGGCCGCGCTCGCTTCGGGGGAGATTCAGGTGGCGATCGGAACCCATGTGCTGATTCAGAAGGGCGTCGTCTTCAAAAACCTGGGATTGGCCGTCGTGGATGAGCAGCACAAGTTCGGCGTGTTGCAGCGAAAGATGCTGGTCGACAAAGGTTATCGGCCGGATGTGTTGGTCATGACGGCGACGCCGATCCCGCGAACGCTGGCGATGACGGTGTACGGCGATCTGGATGTCTCGGTGATCGACATGCTGCCGCCCGGACGGAAGCCGGTGCGGACGTTTCTCTTTGGGCAAGCGCAACGACGGCGGGCTCTTCAGATCTTGCGCGATGAGCTGCGCGACAACCGGCAGGCGTATATCGTGTATCCGCTCATCGAAGAGTCGGAGCGCACCGATTTACAGGCGGCGATTCAAGGAGCCGAGCGGCTGCAACGCGAGGAGTTGGCCGAATTCCGCGTGGGACTGTTGCACGGACGGCTGAAAGCCGCCGAGCGGGAATCGGTGATGGCCGAGTTCAAAGCAGGAATCATCCAGGCGCTCGTCGCCACCACGGTGGTCGAAGTGGGAGTCGACGTGCCCAACGCGACGGTGATGATGGTCGAACATGCCGAACGATTCGGTCTGGCGCAGTTGCACCAATTGCGCGGACGGGTGGGGCGCGCCGGGCATCAATCCTATTGTTTGCTCATGGCGAACCTGTCGGATCGAGCGAGCGCGTCGTTTGGACCGTCCTCGAAGGGGCCGGCGCGTGAACCGTCCTCGGCTGGAGAACGGTTGGAAGCGCTTGTGCGGTCGAACGACGGGTTCGTCATCGCCGAGGAGGATCTTCGCATCAGAGGGCCGGGAGAATTTTTGGGGGTTCGGCAATGGGGCGTGCCGGAGTTTCGCGTCGCCGATCTCGTGCGGGATGCCGAGTTGTTGTCGGAAGCCAGACAAGAGGCGGAGGCGTTGTTGCAGGTTGATCCGGAATTGAACGCGCCGGCCCACCGCCAGTTGCGGGACGCCATGTTGCGAAAGTGGCGGGAGAAGTTGGATCTCGGGTCGATCAGTTGA
- a CDS encoding methyltransferase, whose translation MKQRITTFNEFREAVSAYRLPRVLLAALELNLCTAIGDRAWSIPDLAEKLKVSERGLEILCRNLAMAGVLRKKGSLYRNSRLGATALNAGHPAYRGDYLALVQSHWADWIRLPESVRTGLPIDHEAPEDPDWRRRFTWAMHHRTMELAPAIASRVKRGKAETLLDLGGGPGTYAMAFLAVNRRLRATVCDREAALAVAKEIAATHPAGRRLSYLPLDFTKEDIPGRYDVIWYSNVLHMYSPEDNLAIFRRALAALTPGGRLIIHDAFLHDREGLYPAEASLFALSMLLFTESGNTYTVFDVTRWLKTSGFVRVKAPRIRKGLEDWEDGILEAVAPRPLPGKTARRPGSTGSSTPR comes from the coding sequence ATGAAACAACGCATCACTACCTTCAATGAGTTTCGAGAAGCGGTGTCGGCGTACCGACTGCCGCGAGTTCTGCTGGCGGCGTTGGAGCTGAACCTGTGCACGGCGATCGGCGATCGCGCGTGGTCGATTCCCGATCTCGCCGAAAAACTCAAGGTCAGCGAGCGCGGGCTGGAGATTCTGTGCCGGAATCTGGCGATGGCCGGCGTGCTCAGGAAAAAGGGATCACTCTACCGCAACAGCCGGTTGGGAGCCACGGCGTTGAACGCCGGCCATCCGGCCTATCGCGGCGACTATCTTGCCTTGGTCCAGAGCCATTGGGCCGACTGGATTCGGCTTCCCGAATCGGTCAGAACCGGCTTGCCGATCGACCATGAGGCGCCGGAGGATCCGGACTGGAGAAGACGCTTTACGTGGGCGATGCATCACCGCACGATGGAGCTGGCGCCCGCCATCGCGTCGCGCGTGAAGCGGGGAAAGGCCGAGACATTGCTGGATCTCGGCGGAGGCCCCGGCACCTACGCGATGGCGTTTTTGGCCGTGAACCGTCGGTTGCGCGCCACGGTCTGCGATCGCGAGGCGGCCTTGGCGGTGGCGAAAGAGATCGCCGCGACCCATCCGGCCGGGCGGAGGCTGTCCTATCTGCCGCTGGATTTCACCAAAGAGGACATCCCCGGCCGGTACGACGTCATCTGGTATTCCAACGTGCTGCACATGTATTCGCCGGAGGACAACCTGGCGATCTTTCGCAGGGCCTTGGCGGCGTTGACACCGGGCGGCAGGTTGATCATTCACGATGCCTTTCTCCATGATCGCGAGGGGCTGTACCCCGCGGAAGCGAGTCTCTTCGCCCTGTCGATGCTCTTGTTTACGGAAAGCGGCAACACCTATACGGTCTTCGATGTGACGCGATGGCTCAAAACGTCCGGCTTTGTTCGCGTCAAGGCTCCGCGAATTAGGAAAGGACTGGAGGATTGGGAGGACGGGATCCTGGAGGCGGTTGCGCCACGACCCCTCCCAGGAAAGACCGCCCGCCGACCAGGATCAACAGGAAGTTCAACCCCCCGCTGA
- a CDS encoding cupredoxin domain-containing protein, with amino-acid sequence MNWLQTIGLVTLWGACSTGLTMGGPPPTSIIMEDGSPYYVPASATVSSGNPIRWENPTPTHHTVTHNGCMEEQRSCLFDSGPVPPGGQFTVPGLPPGRYPYHCRIHPIMRGIVIVTDAPSAPSQL; translated from the coding sequence ATGAACTGGTTGCAGACAATCGGTCTAGTCACGCTGTGGGGGGCCTGCTCGACCGGCTTGACGATGGGCGGCCCGCCGCCAACGAGCATCATTATGGAAGATGGGTCGCCCTATTACGTTCCCGCTTCCGCGACTGTTTCCAGCGGCAATCCCATTCGGTGGGAGAATCCGACCCCGACTCACCACACCGTCACGCATAACGGCTGCATGGAAGAGCAACGATCGTGTCTGTTTGACTCGGGGCCCGTCCCCCCCGGAGGGCAATTTACCGTTCCCGGCCTGCCACCCGGTCGCTATCCGTACCACTGTCGCATTCATCCCATCATGAGAGGCATTGTGATCGTCACCGACGCGCCTTCAGCGCCGTCGCAATTGTAG
- a CDS encoding pentapeptide repeat-containing protein, which yields MSRPLAAADCVVETAAGSGGAGLVLRFAPTCSQSEREARAVQATAILDALMKERRVELVGVIVQGDLNLDRLPVRGTVSGERTVPEGLEEARGRELRHIRETLIIRDSIVRGAVRHGLSEGALLFAQPIDLRGTTFDEEVDFSRSIFQEAVRLSGATFQKEAYFVQGSFMKGLDCRETKFGPRTRFHRSIFRGPVDCAGALFDGMAELLEVAFEQPAVFERARFGSGTGFSGSRFARTANFEEAIFSRDSFFAFSVFEETVVFSGARFLGSADFSGAVFRKPDDLAKARFDVPPLFTNASRVSEESPTPDSGLSFGSYAVTAACLALAVALLVYAWKI from the coding sequence GTGAGTCGCCCCCTAGCCGCCGCGGATTGCGTGGTGGAGACGGCGGCCGGTTCGGGAGGGGCGGGTTTGGTTCTACGATTTGCCCCGACCTGTTCGCAGTCGGAACGGGAAGCCAGGGCGGTTCAGGCAACGGCCATTCTCGATGCCCTCATGAAAGAACGTCGGGTCGAACTGGTCGGGGTGATTGTCCAGGGCGATCTGAATTTGGATCGCTTGCCAGTCCGAGGGACCGTGAGCGGCGAGCGGACGGTGCCGGAGGGACTGGAGGAGGCGAGGGGGCGGGAGTTGCGACACATTCGTGAGACGTTGATCATCAGGGATTCGATCGTGCGCGGAGCGGTGCGTCACGGCCTGTCCGAGGGGGCGCTGCTGTTTGCGCAACCGATTGATCTTCGCGGAACGACCTTCGATGAAGAGGTGGATTTTTCACGATCAATCTTTCAGGAGGCGGTGCGACTGTCGGGAGCGACCTTTCAGAAAGAGGCCTACTTCGTCCAAGGATCGTTCATGAAGGGGCTCGACTGTCGAGAAACAAAGTTCGGGCCTCGCACGAGGTTTCATCGCTCCATCTTTCGAGGGCCGGTCGATTGCGCCGGAGCTCTGTTCGACGGGATGGCGGAGTTGTTGGAGGTCGCGTTTGAACAGCCGGCCGTTTTCGAGCGGGCGCGATTCGGGTCCGGCACCGGATTCTCCGGAAGTCGGTTTGCTCGAACGGCGAATTTCGAAGAAGCCATCTTCAGCCGCGATTCGTTTTTTGCGTTTTCCGTGTTTGAAGAAACCGTTGTGTTCTCCGGTGCCAGGTTTTTGGGGAGCGCTGATTTTTCAGGAGCGGTGTTCAGGAAGCCGGATGATTTGGCCAAGGCGCGGTTCGACGTGCCTCCGCTTTTTACCAACGCAAGCCGAGTCTCCGAAGAGTCGCCTACGCCCGACTCCGGCCTTTCTTTCGGCTCGTATGCCGTGACCGCCGCGTGTTTGGCGCTGGCGGTGGCTTTGTTGGTCTATGCGTGGAAAATCTGA